Proteins from a genomic interval of Burkholderia cepacia GG4:
- a CDS encoding ArnT family glycosyltransferase yields the protein MPDARNRLVRARPRRPPAHNKSLICMKPVVRLTASATRALPRWLLLTLCLVYAAFGLFGRDPWKNEDAAGFGVMWTMATGGWHDWLLPNLVGKFITTDGPLGYWLGALSIRALAPWVDASNASRVDTGVLFCVACAFVWYAAYLLGRRAEVQPFKYAFGGEPEPRDYGRTLADGALLILVACFGLAERGHETTPQLAQFAWIAMLVYGIVRGIDKPTQGALWWGVAIGLVALSGNPVLVVALLAGTAALWLVTPEMRNLRLPLIGVPLAAAIFALWPLAAFTAAPDDAAWFFNQWIHGSLMRFSGPPTAVLGYAAKNLPLFTWPAWPLAIWAWWSWAGMRRRAHIAIPLSVVVPLVALVILQSQQSNRMYMLLLPPLAVLATFALPTLKRGAINAFDWFAVLSFTILGTFVWLVWLASLTGFPHPLARNLARLVPGYEPHFKILSFICAVIVTGCWCLLARWRISRQPKVLWRSVVLSGAGTTLMWVLLMTLWLPIVNYGRTYSDVAQQIASHLPKDYECIAPVRLGDAQIATFAYFGDMHFEFSGDCDVILRQDRADFGEPSAMSQYVWRLVWEGRRVADRDERFRLYERIERPTAPVKRRGPRHRTVD from the coding sequence ATGCCGGATGCTCGAAACCGGCTCGTGCGCGCACGACCGCGCCGGCCGCCCGCTCATAACAAATCGCTCATCTGCATGAAGCCTGTCGTCCGTCTCACCGCCTCCGCCACGCGCGCGCTGCCGCGCTGGCTGCTGCTCACGCTCTGCCTCGTCTACGCGGCGTTCGGCCTGTTCGGTCGCGACCCGTGGAAGAACGAGGACGCGGCGGGCTTCGGCGTGATGTGGACGATGGCCACCGGCGGCTGGCACGACTGGCTGCTGCCGAACCTCGTCGGCAAGTTCATCACGACCGACGGGCCACTCGGCTACTGGCTCGGCGCGCTGTCGATTCGCGCGCTGGCGCCGTGGGTCGACGCGAGCAACGCGTCGCGCGTCGACACGGGCGTGCTGTTCTGCGTCGCGTGCGCGTTCGTCTGGTACGCCGCCTACCTGCTCGGCCGGCGCGCCGAGGTCCAGCCGTTCAAATACGCGTTCGGCGGCGAGCCGGAGCCGCGCGACTACGGCCGCACGCTCGCCGACGGCGCGCTGCTGATCCTCGTCGCGTGCTTCGGGCTCGCGGAGCGCGGCCACGAAACGACGCCGCAACTCGCGCAGTTCGCGTGGATCGCGATGCTCGTGTACGGCATCGTGCGCGGCATCGACAAGCCGACGCAGGGCGCGCTGTGGTGGGGTGTCGCGATCGGCCTCGTCGCGCTGTCCGGCAACCCGGTGCTCGTCGTCGCGCTGCTCGCCGGCACAGCCGCGCTGTGGCTCGTCACGCCGGAGATGCGCAACCTGCGCCTGCCGCTGATCGGCGTGCCGCTCGCGGCCGCGATCTTCGCGCTGTGGCCGCTCGCCGCATTCACCGCGGCGCCCGACGACGCCGCGTGGTTCTTCAACCAGTGGATCCACGGCAGCCTGATGCGCTTCTCGGGCCCGCCGACCGCGGTGCTCGGCTATGCGGCAAAGAACCTGCCGCTGTTCACGTGGCCCGCGTGGCCGCTCGCGATCTGGGCCTGGTGGAGCTGGGCCGGCATGCGCCGCCGCGCGCACATCGCGATTCCGCTGTCGGTCGTCGTGCCGCTCGTCGCGCTCGTGATCCTGCAGAGCCAGCAGTCGAACCGCATGTACATGCTGCTGCTGCCGCCGCTCGCGGTGCTCGCGACCTTTGCACTGCCGACCCTCAAGCGCGGCGCGATCAACGCGTTCGACTGGTTCGCCGTGCTGAGCTTCACGATCCTCGGCACCTTCGTGTGGCTCGTGTGGCTCGCATCGCTCACGGGCTTCCCGCACCCGCTCGCGCGTAACCTCGCGCGCCTCGTGCCCGGCTACGAGCCCCATTTCAAGATCCTGTCGTTCATCTGCGCGGTGATCGTCACCGGGTGCTGGTGCCTGCTCGCGCGCTGGCGCATCTCGCGCCAGCCGAAGGTGCTGTGGCGCAGCGTCGTGCTGTCGGGCGCGGGCACCACGCTGATGTGGGTGCTGCTGATGACGCTGTGGCTGCCGATCGTCAACTACGGCCGGACCTACAGCGACGTCGCGCAACAGATCGCCTCGCACCTGCCGAAGGACTACGAGTGCATCGCCCCGGTGCGCCTCGGCGACGCGCAGATCGCAACCTTCGCGTACTTCGGCGACATGCACTTCGAGTTCTCGGGCGACTGCGACGTGATCCTGCGTCAGGATCGCGCGGACTTCGGCGAGCCGAGCGCGATGTCGCAATACGTGTGGCGCCTCGTGTGGGAGGGCCGCCGCGTCGCCGACCGCGACGAGCGCTTCCGCCTGTACGAGCGCATCGAACGGCCGACGGCGCCCGTCAAGCGGCGCGGACCGCGCCACCGGACGGTCGATTGA
- a CDS encoding type B 50S ribosomal protein L31 encodes MKEGIHPNYREVVFQDMSNGFKFITRSTIQTRENIELDGKTYPLAKIEVSSESHSFYTGQQKIMDTAGRVEKFKNKFGVRASGKAK; translated from the coding sequence ATGAAAGAAGGCATCCACCCGAACTACCGCGAAGTCGTCTTCCAAGACATGTCGAACGGCTTCAAGTTCATCACGCGCTCGACGATCCAGACGCGTGAAAACATCGAACTCGACGGCAAGACCTACCCGCTCGCCAAGATCGAAGTGTCGTCGGAATCGCACTCGTTCTACACGGGTCAGCAAAAGATCATGGACACGGCAGGCCGTGTCGAGAAGTTCAAGAACAAGTTCGGCGTACGCGCCAGCGGCAAGGCGAAGTAA
- a CDS encoding zinc-dependent peptidase, with protein MFSKLTRWFDDRRRDRALRSHPIPDALWQDTVERLPFLDALTPGDLGRLRELTSLFIAKKSFSTAHGLELTDAMIVAIAAQACLPVLNLDLSLYDGWVGVVVYPGEFVIRKTVQDEDGVVHEVEQDASGEAWEGGPVILSWEDAQMTDGRDAYNVVIHEFAHKIDMVNGEADGYPPLFRRWHAPHLDAQAWADVFEHAYDQFCARVDAVPDRAWARFERDSLIDPYAADHPSEFFAVCSEALFVRPRAFECEFPELYRLLARYYRQDPAGTGALDAR; from the coding sequence ATGTTCTCGAAACTGACCCGCTGGTTCGATGACCGCCGCCGCGACCGCGCGCTGCGCAGCCATCCGATTCCCGACGCGCTGTGGCAGGACACCGTCGAGCGCCTGCCGTTCCTCGACGCGCTGACGCCCGGTGACCTGGGCCGGCTGCGCGAGCTGACGAGCCTGTTCATCGCGAAGAAATCGTTTTCGACCGCGCACGGGCTCGAGCTAACCGACGCGATGATCGTCGCGATCGCCGCGCAGGCGTGCCTGCCCGTGCTGAATCTCGATTTGTCGCTGTACGACGGCTGGGTCGGCGTCGTCGTGTATCCGGGTGAATTCGTGATCCGCAAGACCGTACAGGACGAGGACGGCGTCGTCCATGAAGTCGAGCAGGATGCGAGCGGCGAAGCGTGGGAAGGCGGCCCGGTGATCCTGTCGTGGGAAGATGCGCAGATGACGGACGGCCGCGACGCGTACAACGTCGTGATCCACGAGTTCGCGCACAAGATCGACATGGTCAACGGCGAGGCCGACGGGTACCCGCCCCTCTTTCGCCGCTGGCACGCGCCGCACCTCGACGCGCAGGCGTGGGCGGACGTGTTCGAGCATGCGTACGACCAGTTCTGCGCGCGGGTCGACGCAGTGCCGGACCGCGCGTGGGCGCGCTTCGAGCGCGACTCGCTGATCGATCCCTATGCAGCCGATCATCCGTCGGAATTCTTCGCGGTGTGCAGCGAGGCGCTGTTCGTGCGGCCGCGCGCGTTCGAGTGCGAATTTCCGGAACTCTACCGGCTGCTGGCCCGCTACTACCGGCAGGATCCGGCCGGCACCGGCGCCCTCGACGCACGATGA
- a CDS encoding MFS transporter — protein sequence MNAEPGRSPLWSRANLRADLFPWALALVTGLDYFDNAAFSFFASYIAGGINASPDELVWSSSAYAVTAVLGILQQQWWVDRLGHRRYVAGCMLMFSFGAIAAALADTSLELAFARGFQSYFIGPMMGACRILIQISFKPQERPPATRAFLIMILLGSALAPIAGGLLVAHSTWRALFACTAPAGIAFAILALLTLPDSGRTPDDERGSGHFWPYVVFALAQGALQIVLQQVHYQLYSGSPMLILLTIAGLGALAWFAYHQWNHPTPLVRLHAFRERTFQVGLLLYMFYYYESTGFSYLTSRLLEGGLGYPVENAGRLVGTMSLISATALFAYLRYAKLVTHKKWFVVPGFAIAIVAALWMTRMTPQVGEAALIVPLLLRGLLLLFIVLPVANLTFRIFAIDEYTHGYRLKNIVRQLTISFATSSVIIVEQHRLALHQTRLVERANVFDPLFQQTVDALTRSYAATGHALSEAHGLAIASIARMVAQQASFLASLDGFYFLAGVALVGGLFAAWQKEID from the coding sequence ATGAACGCCGAGCCCGGCCGCTCGCCGCTGTGGAGTCGCGCGAACCTGCGCGCGGACCTGTTCCCGTGGGCGCTCGCGCTCGTCACCGGCCTCGACTACTTCGACAACGCGGCCTTCTCGTTCTTCGCGAGCTACATCGCGGGCGGCATCAACGCATCGCCCGACGAGCTCGTGTGGTCGTCGAGCGCGTATGCGGTCACGGCCGTGCTCGGCATCCTGCAGCAGCAATGGTGGGTCGACCGGCTCGGGCATCGCCGCTACGTGGCCGGCTGCATGCTGATGTTCTCGTTCGGCGCGATCGCGGCCGCGCTCGCCGACACATCGCTCGAGCTTGCGTTCGCGCGCGGCTTCCAGAGCTACTTCATCGGCCCGATGATGGGCGCGTGCCGGATCCTGATCCAGATCAGCTTCAAGCCGCAGGAGCGCCCGCCCGCCACGCGCGCGTTCCTGATCATGATCCTGCTCGGCAGCGCGCTCGCGCCGATCGCCGGCGGGCTGCTCGTCGCGCATTCGACGTGGCGTGCACTGTTCGCGTGCACGGCGCCCGCCGGCATCGCGTTCGCGATCCTTGCGCTCCTCACGCTGCCCGATTCAGGCAGGACGCCCGACGACGAACGCGGCTCCGGACATTTCTGGCCGTACGTCGTGTTCGCGCTCGCACAAGGCGCGCTGCAGATCGTGTTGCAGCAGGTGCACTACCAGCTCTACAGCGGCTCGCCGATGCTGATCCTGCTGACGATCGCGGGCCTGGGCGCACTCGCATGGTTCGCGTATCACCAATGGAACCATCCAACGCCGCTCGTGCGGCTGCATGCGTTTCGCGAGCGCACGTTCCAGGTCGGACTGCTGCTGTACATGTTCTATTACTACGAGTCGACGGGCTTCAGCTACCTGACCTCCCGATTGCTCGAAGGCGGGCTCGGCTATCCGGTCGAGAATGCCGGGCGCCTGGTCGGCACGATGTCGCTGATCTCGGCCACCGCGCTGTTCGCGTACCTGCGCTATGCGAAGCTCGTCACGCACAAGAAATGGTTTGTCGTGCCGGGGTTCGCGATCGCGATCGTCGCCGCGCTGTGGATGACGCGAATGACGCCGCAGGTCGGCGAGGCCGCGCTGATCGTCCCGCTGCTGCTGCGCGGGCTGCTGCTGCTGTTCATCGTGCTGCCGGTCGCGAACCTGACGTTCCGCATCTTCGCGATCGACGAATACACGCATGGCTATCGGCTGAAGAACATCGTGCGGCAACTGACGATTTCGTTCGCGACCTCGTCGGTGATCATCGTCGAGCAGCACCGCCTGGCCTTACACCAGACCCGGCTCGTCGAGCGCGCGAACGTGTTCGATCCGCTGTTCCAGCAGACCGTCGACGCCCTCACGCGCAGCTATGCGGCAACCGGCCATGCGCTGAGCGAGGCGCACGGCCTCGCGATCGCATCGATCGCGCGGATGGTCGCGCAACAGGCGTCGTTCCTTGCATCGCTCGACGGCTTCTATTTCCTCGCGGGCGTCGCGCTCGTCGGCGGCCTCTTTGCGGCATGGCAAAAAGAGATCGATTGA
- a CDS encoding MerR family transcriptional regulator encodes MPNDASHSLLTVSDAAARLGVTPRTLKYYEERGLVTPSRSGGRYRLYDEADLERFARILRLRALGFSLHGITEMLKRPLEQTGDGRRRYSDASLRDIRTGLAEQIDTLDQRIAAVQRELKEAVALRKELQHDIDYIERRLAGENPDVLIAQRQAEAGTRRTRKDRE; translated from the coding sequence ATGCCGAACGATGCCTCCCACTCGCTGCTGACCGTGAGCGATGCCGCGGCGCGGCTCGGCGTCACGCCGCGCACGCTCAAGTATTACGAAGAGCGCGGGCTCGTCACGCCGTCGCGCAGCGGCGGCCGCTATCGCCTCTACGACGAAGCCGATCTCGAACGCTTCGCGCGCATCCTGCGGCTGCGCGCGCTCGGCTTCTCGCTGCACGGCATCACCGAAATGCTCAAGCGCCCGCTGGAACAAACGGGCGACGGCCGGCGCCGCTATTCGGACGCGTCGTTGCGCGACATCCGCACGGGTCTCGCCGAACAGATCGACACACTCGACCAGCGGATCGCGGCCGTCCAGCGCGAGTTGAAGGAAGCCGTCGCGCTGCGCAAGGAACTGCAGCACGACATCGACTACATCGAACGGCGCCTCGCCGGCGAAAACCCCGACGTACTGATCGCGCAGCGACAGGCCGAAGCCGGCACGCGACGCACCCGCAAGGATCGGGAATGA
- the rho gene encoding transcription termination factor Rho — MHLSELKSLHVSELIEMANGLEIENANRLRKQELMFAILKKRAKTGETIFGDGTLEVLPDGFGFLRSPEMSYLASTDDIYISPSQIRRFNLHTGDTIEGEVRTPKDGERYFALVKVDKVNGQPPEASKHKIMFENLTPLHPNKPLSLEREMRGEENVTGRIIDMIAPIGKGQRGLLVASPKSGKTVMLQHIAHAIKQNHPDVILFVLLIDERPEEVTEMQRSVAGEVIASTFDEPATRHVQVAEMVIEKAKRLVEMKHDVVILLDSITRLARAYNTVIPASGKVLTGGVDANALQRPKRFFGAARNIEEGGSLTIIGTALIETGSRMDDVIYEEFKGTGNMEVHLERRLAEKRVYPSINLNKSGTRREEMLIKPEILQKIWVLRKFIHDMDEVEAMEFLLDKIRQTKSNSEFFDLMRRGG, encoded by the coding sequence ATGCATTTATCCGAGCTCAAGTCTCTGCACGTGTCCGAACTGATCGAAATGGCCAATGGCCTGGAGATCGAAAACGCGAACCGCCTGCGCAAGCAGGAGTTGATGTTTGCCATTCTAAAAAAGCGCGCCAAGACGGGAGAGACGATCTTCGGCGACGGCACGCTCGAAGTGCTGCCGGACGGTTTCGGCTTCCTGCGCTCGCCGGAAATGTCGTACCTCGCGAGCACCGACGACATCTATATCAGCCCGTCGCAAATCCGCCGCTTCAACCTGCACACCGGCGACACGATCGAAGGTGAAGTCCGCACGCCGAAGGACGGCGAGCGCTACTTCGCGCTGGTAAAGGTCGACAAAGTCAACGGGCAGCCGCCCGAGGCCTCGAAACACAAGATCATGTTCGAGAACCTCACGCCGCTGCACCCGAACAAGCCGCTGTCGCTCGAACGCGAAATGCGCGGCGAAGAGAACGTCACGGGCCGCATCATCGACATGATCGCGCCGATCGGCAAGGGCCAGCGCGGCCTGCTGGTCGCGTCGCCGAAGTCGGGCAAGACCGTGATGCTCCAGCACATCGCACACGCGATCAAGCAGAACCACCCGGACGTGATCCTGTTCGTGCTGCTGATCGACGAACGCCCTGAAGAAGTGACCGAAATGCAGCGCTCGGTCGCCGGCGAAGTGATCGCATCGACGTTCGACGAACCGGCAACCCGCCACGTCCAGGTCGCCGAAATGGTGATCGAGAAGGCCAAGCGCCTCGTCGAAATGAAGCACGACGTCGTGATTCTGCTCGACTCGATCACGCGTCTCGCACGCGCGTACAACACCGTGATCCCGGCGTCGGGCAAGGTGCTGACGGGTGGTGTCGACGCGAACGCACTGCAGCGTCCGAAGCGCTTCTTCGGCGCGGCGCGCAACATCGAGGAAGGCGGCTCGCTGACGATCATCGGCACCGCGCTGATCGAAACCGGCAGCCGCATGGACGACGTGATCTACGAAGAGTTCAAGGGCACCGGCAACATGGAAGTGCACCTCGAGCGCCGCCTCGCGGAAAAGCGCGTCTACCCGTCGATCAACCTGAACAAGTCGGGCACGCGTCGCGAAGAAATGCTGATCAAGCCCGAGATCCTTCAAAAGATCTGGGTGCTGCGCAAGTTCATCCACGACATGGACGAAGTCGAGGCCATGGAATTCCTGCTCGACAAGATCCGCCAGACGAAGAGCAACTCCGAGTTCTTCGACCTGATGCGCCGCGGCGGCTGA
- the trxA gene encoding thioredoxin TrxA — translation MSEQIKHISDASFEQDVVKSDKPVLVDFWAEWCGPCKMIAPILDEVAKDYGDKLQIAKINVDDNQATPAKFGVRGIPTLILFKNGAAAAQKVGALSKSQLTAFLDSHL, via the coding sequence ATGAGCGAACAGATCAAACACATCAGCGACGCATCGTTCGAACAGGACGTCGTCAAATCCGACAAGCCCGTGCTCGTCGACTTCTGGGCCGAATGGTGCGGCCCGTGCAAGATGATCGCCCCGATCCTCGACGAAGTCGCGAAGGACTACGGCGACAAGCTGCAGATCGCCAAGATCAACGTCGACGACAACCAGGCAACGCCTGCGAAGTTCGGCGTGCGCGGCATCCCGACGCTGATCCTGTTCAAGAACGGCGCGGCCGCCGCGCAGAAGGTCGGCGCGCTGTCGAAGTCGCAGCTCACCGCATTCCTGGACAGCCACCTGTAA